A portion of the Pseudomonas koreensis genome contains these proteins:
- a CDS encoding GlxA family transcriptional regulator, with amino-acid sequence MNKSVAIVVFPGVQSLDVSGPMDVFAEANRFLAPQDHYRLQVIGLEHGPMACSNGMSLNAHCHFSEATDIHDLLLVAGGPQLPFMDFGPTFDAWLHDACGRARRFGSICNGAFMLARAGLLDGRTVTTHWNDAEALVQLCPTTRVEADRLYVEDGTLYTSAGVTAGIDLSLYLLARDHGAEVALSVAKRLVVFTQRSGGQSQFSPFLTPHAEPTSAVALVQLYVLANLTGDLTIADLANAANMSARNFSRVFAREAKVTPAEFVERARVDAARVMLESTTAPLKTVAYQCGFRDAQHMRSVFNRRLGVTPQQFRLNFALDV; translated from the coding sequence ATGAACAAATCCGTCGCCATCGTGGTATTCCCCGGCGTGCAGTCACTGGACGTCAGCGGCCCCATGGACGTGTTCGCCGAAGCCAACCGCTTCCTCGCCCCGCAGGATCACTATCGCTTGCAAGTGATCGGTCTCGAGCACGGGCCGATGGCCTGTTCCAACGGCATGAGCCTGAACGCCCACTGCCACTTCAGCGAAGCAACGGATATTCATGACCTGTTGCTGGTTGCCGGTGGCCCGCAATTGCCGTTCATGGATTTCGGCCCGACGTTCGACGCCTGGCTGCATGACGCCTGTGGTCGCGCCCGGCGTTTCGGCTCGATCTGCAACGGCGCGTTCATGCTCGCCCGCGCCGGTTTGCTGGACGGGCGCACCGTCACCACCCATTGGAACGACGCCGAGGCGCTTGTGCAGTTGTGCCCCACCACGCGGGTCGAGGCGGATCGCCTGTATGTGGAGGACGGCACGCTCTATACGTCGGCCGGGGTCACGGCAGGCATCGATCTGTCGCTGTACCTGTTGGCGCGCGATCACGGTGCCGAGGTGGCGCTGAGTGTGGCGAAACGGCTGGTGGTGTTCACCCAGCGCTCGGGCGGGCAATCGCAGTTCAGCCCGTTCCTCACGCCGCATGCCGAACCGACGTCAGCGGTGGCGCTGGTGCAGCTGTATGTGTTGGCCAATCTCACTGGCGACCTGACGATTGCCGATCTGGCCAATGCAGCGAACATGAGTGCGCGCAATTTCTCGCGGGTGTTCGCCCGGGAAGCCAAAGTGACCCCGGCGGAGTTCGTCGAACGAGCGCGGGTGGATGCAGCGCGGGTGATGTTGGAAAGCACCACGGCGCCGTTGAAGACCGTGGCCTATCAGTGCGGGTTTCGGGATGCGCAGCATATGCGCAG
- a CDS encoding ABC transporter ATP-binding protein encodes MAVASGAYKKALEGDQTPKQVLVKIDRVTKKFDETIAVDDVSLEIKKGEIFALLGGSGSGKSTLLRMLAGFERPTEGRIFLDGVDITDMPPYDRPINMMFQSYALFPHMTVAQNIAFGLQQDKIPKAEIDARVAEMLKLVQMSQYAKRKPHQLSGGQRQRVALARSLAKRPKLLLLDEPMGALDKKLRSQMQLELVEIIERVGVTCVMVTHDQEEAMTMAERIAIMHLGWIAQIGSPIDIYETPTSRLVCEFIGNVNIFEGEVIDDAEGHATITCKDLDRQIYVGHGISTSVQDKSVTYAIRPEKLLVTADMPTCEYNWSSGKVHDIAYLGGHSVFYVELPSGKLVQSFVANAERRGARPTWGDQVYVWWEDDSGVVLRS; translated from the coding sequence ATGGCAGTTGCCTCCGGCGCCTACAAGAAAGCCCTCGAGGGCGACCAGACACCGAAACAGGTGCTGGTCAAAATCGACCGGGTCACGAAGAAGTTCGACGAGACGATTGCCGTGGACGATGTGTCCCTGGAAATCAAGAAGGGCGAGATCTTCGCCCTGCTCGGCGGTTCGGGATCGGGCAAATCCACCTTGCTGAGGATGCTGGCAGGCTTCGAACGGCCCACGGAAGGGCGGATTTTCCTCGACGGCGTCGACATCACCGACATGCCGCCGTACGACCGTCCGATCAACATGATGTTTCAGTCCTACGCCCTGTTCCCGCACATGACCGTGGCGCAGAACATCGCCTTCGGCCTGCAGCAGGACAAGATCCCCAAGGCCGAGATCGACGCCCGCGTGGCCGAGATGCTCAAGCTGGTGCAGATGAGCCAGTACGCCAAGCGCAAGCCGCATCAACTGTCCGGCGGTCAGCGTCAGCGCGTGGCCCTGGCCCGTTCGCTGGCCAAGCGGCCGAAGCTGCTGCTGCTCGACGAACCGATGGGCGCACTGGACAAGAAACTGCGCTCGCAGATGCAGCTGGAACTGGTGGAAATCATCGAGCGCGTCGGCGTGACCTGCGTGATGGTGACCCACGACCAGGAAGAGGCCATGACCATGGCCGAGCGCATCGCGATCATGCACCTGGGCTGGATCGCGCAGATCGGCAGCCCGATCGACATCTACGAAACCCCGACCAGCCGTCTGGTCTGTGAATTCATCGGCAACGTCAACATCTTCGAAGGCGAAGTGATCGATGACGCCGAAGGCCACGCGACCATCACCTGCAAGGACCTCGACCGGCAGATCTACGTCGGCCACGGCATCAGCACCTCGGTGCAGGACAAGTCGGTCACCTACGCGATTCGTCCGGAGAAACTGCTGGTCACCGCCGACATGCCGACCTGCGAATACAACTGGTCGAGCGGCAAGGTCCACGACATCGCCTATCTGGGCGGCCACTCGGTGTTCTACGTCGAATTGCCGAGCGGCAAACTGGTGCAGTCGTTCGTTGCCAACGCCGAACGTCGCGGCGCGCGTCCGACCTGGGGCGATCAGGTCTACGTGTGGTGGGAAGACGACAGCGGCGTGGTGCTTCGCTCATGA
- a CDS encoding aspartate aminotransferase family protein, with the protein MTSNNPQTREWQALSSEHHLAPFSDFKQLKEKGPRIITNAKGVYLWDSEGNKILDGMAGLWCVAIGYGRDELADAAAKQMRELPYYNLFFQTAHPPALELAKSIADVAPEGMNHVFFTGSGSEGNDTMLRMVRHYWAIKGQPNKKVIISRKNGYHGSTVAGASLGGMTYMHEQGDLPIPGIVHIAQPYWFAEGGDMSPEEFGIWAANQLEEKILEVGVDNVGAFIAEPIQGAGGVIIPPDTYWPRIKEILAKYDILFVADEVICGFGRTGEWFGSDFYDLAPDMMTIAKGLTSGYIPMGGLIVRDSVVAVLNEGGDFNHGFTYSGHPVAAAVGLENIRILREEKIIENAHNETAPYLQKRLRELNDHPLVGEVRGVGLLGAIELVQDKATRKRYEGKGVGMICRQFCFDNGLIMRAVGDTMIIAPPLVISKAEIDELVTKARKCLDLTLNALQA; encoded by the coding sequence ATGACCAGCAACAACCCGCAAACCCGTGAGTGGCAAGCGCTGAGCAGCGAACACCACCTGGCCCCGTTCAGCGACTTCAAGCAATTGAAAGAGAAGGGCCCGCGGATCATCACCAACGCCAAGGGCGTTTACCTGTGGGACAGCGAAGGCAACAAGATCCTCGACGGCATGGCCGGCCTGTGGTGCGTGGCGATCGGTTACGGCCGCGATGAACTGGCCGATGCCGCCGCCAAGCAGATGCGCGAGCTGCCGTACTACAACCTGTTCTTCCAGACCGCTCACCCGCCGGCGCTGGAACTGGCCAAATCGATCGCCGACGTGGCGCCTGAAGGCATGAACCACGTGTTCTTCACCGGTTCCGGCTCCGAAGGCAACGACACCATGCTGCGTATGGTCCGCCACTACTGGGCGATCAAGGGCCAGCCGAACAAGAAAGTCATCATCAGCCGCAAGAACGGTTATCACGGTTCCACCGTGGCCGGCGCGAGCCTCGGCGGCATGACCTACATGCACGAGCAGGGCGACCTGCCGATTCCCGGCATCGTCCACATCGCGCAGCCGTACTGGTTCGCTGAAGGCGGCGACATGTCGCCGGAAGAGTTCGGCATCTGGGCGGCCAATCAGCTCGAAGAGAAGATCCTCGAAGTCGGCGTCGACAACGTCGGTGCCTTTATTGCCGAGCCGATCCAAGGTGCCGGTGGCGTGATCATTCCGCCCGATACCTACTGGCCGCGCATCAAGGAAATCCTCGCCAAGTACGACATCCTTTTCGTTGCCGACGAAGTGATCTGCGGTTTCGGCCGTACCGGTGAGTGGTTCGGTAGCGATTTCTACGACCTTGCGCCTGACATGATGACCATCGCCAAGGGCCTGACTTCCGGCTACATCCCGATGGGTGGGCTGATCGTGCGTGATTCGGTGGTGGCCGTGCTCAATGAAGGCGGCGATTTCAACCACGGTTTCACTTACTCCGGGCACCCGGTGGCAGCAGCGGTGGGCCTGGAAAACATCCGCATCCTGCGCGAAGAAAAAATTATCGAGAACGCCCACAACGAAACGGCACCGTATTTGCAGAAACGTCTGCGCGAGCTGAACGATCACCCATTGGTGGGTGAAGTTCGCGGCGTCGGTCTGCTGGGGGCGATCGAGCTGGTGCAGGACAAGGCCACACGCAAGCGTTATGAAGGCAAGGGCGTCGGCATGATCTGCCGGCAGTTCTGCTTCGACAACGGCCTGATCATGCGCGCGGTCGGCGACACCATGATCATCGCGCCGCCGCTGGTGATCAGCAAAGCGGAGATCGATGAGCTGGTTACAAAAGCACGCAAGTGTCTGGACCTGACCCTCAATGCGCTGCAGGCCTAG
- a CDS encoding polyamine ABC transporter substrate-binding protein, producing MPVFSSLRKTLLAAAGLTIAVGAQAAGTVHIYNWSDYIGESTLADFEKETGIKPVYDVFDSNETLEGKLLAGRTGYDVVVPSNHFLGKQIKAGAFQKLDKAQLPNYSNLDPVLLKRLEQNDPGNLYAVPYLWGTNGIGYNVDKVKAVLGIDKIDSWAVLFEPENIKKLHSCGVAFLDSADEMMPTMLNYLGLNANSTNTKDYEKATAKLLAVRPYVTYFHSSKYIGDLANGDICVAIGFSGDIFQAKNRAEEAKKGVNIAYSIPKEGGALWFDMLAIPKDSSNVKEAHAFINYLLKPEVIAQVSDYVGYANPNPGSDKLMEQSIRTDEAVYPPQAVLDKTYVSTELPANIQRLMTRSWTKVKSGK from the coding sequence TTGCCTGTATTTTCTTCTTTACGCAAAACCCTGCTGGCCGCTGCCGGCCTGACAATCGCTGTCGGAGCCCAGGCCGCCGGTACGGTGCATATTTATAACTGGTCCGATTACATCGGCGAATCGACCCTGGCCGACTTCGAGAAAGAGACCGGGATCAAACCGGTCTACGACGTCTTCGATTCCAACGAAACCCTGGAAGGCAAGCTGCTCGCCGGGCGCACCGGTTACGACGTGGTCGTGCCGTCGAACCACTTCCTTGGCAAGCAGATCAAGGCGGGCGCGTTCCAGAAGCTCGACAAGGCACAACTGCCGAATTATTCCAACCTCGACCCGGTGCTGCTCAAGCGCCTGGAGCAGAACGACCCCGGCAATCTCTACGCCGTACCGTATCTGTGGGGCACCAACGGCATTGGCTACAACGTCGACAAGGTCAAAGCCGTGCTCGGCATCGACAAAATCGACTCCTGGGCCGTGCTGTTCGAACCGGAAAACATCAAGAAGCTGCACAGCTGCGGCGTCGCGTTCCTCGATTCGGCAGATGAAATGATGCCGACCATGCTCAATTACCTGGGCCTGAACGCCAACAGCACCAATACCAAGGACTACGAAAAGGCCACCGCCAAGTTGCTCGCGGTGCGCCCGTACGTGACCTATTTCCACTCGTCGAAGTACATCGGCGATCTGGCCAACGGCGACATCTGCGTGGCCATCGGTTTCTCCGGCGACATCTTCCAGGCGAAGAACCGTGCCGAGGAAGCGAAGAAGGGCGTCAACATCGCTTACTCGATTCCGAAAGAGGGCGGCGCGCTGTGGTTCGACATGCTGGCGATCCCCAAGGATTCGTCAAACGTCAAGGAAGCCCACGCCTTCATCAATTATTTGCTGAAACCTGAGGTGATTGCCCAGGTCAGTGATTACGTCGGTTACGCCAACCCCAATCCGGGTTCGGACAAGCTGATGGAACAATCCATTCGCACCGATGAAGCGGTTTACCCACCGCAAGCAGTCCTCGACAAGACCTACGTGTCGACCGAGTTGCCAGCCAATATTCAGCGTTTGATGACCCGCAGCTGGACCAAGGTCAAGTCGGGCAAATAA
- a CDS encoding glutamine synthetase family protein produces MSNNLDQLTDWLKDRKITEVECMIGDLTGITRGKISPTNKFIAEKGMRLPESVLLQTVTGDYVEDDIYYELLDPADIDMICRPDQNAVYLVPWAIEPTAQVIHDTYDKQGNPIELSPRNVLKKVLKLYADKGWQPIVAPEMEFYLTKRSDDPDYPLQPPIGRSGRPEIGRQSFSIEAANEFDPLFEDVYDWCELQELDLDTLIHEDGTAQMEINFRHGDALSLADQILVFKRTMREAALKHDVAATFMAKPMTGEPGSAMHLHQSIIDIQTGKNVFSNEDGTMSQLFLHHIGGLQKLIPELLPLFAPNVNSFRRFLPDTSAPVNVEWGEENRTVGLRVPDAGPQNRRVENRLPGADANPYLAIAASLLCGYIGMVEGLNPSAPVVGRGYERRNLRLPLTIEDALERMENSKTVEKYLGKTFITGYVAVKRAEHENFKRVISSWEREYLLFAV; encoded by the coding sequence ATGAGTAACAACCTCGACCAGCTCACCGATTGGTTGAAAGACCGCAAGATCACAGAAGTCGAATGCATGATTGGCGACCTGACCGGGATCACCCGGGGCAAGATTTCGCCGACCAACAAGTTCATCGCCGAGAAAGGCATGCGTCTGCCGGAAAGCGTGCTGTTGCAGACGGTGACCGGCGACTACGTCGAAGACGACATCTATTACGAACTGCTCGACCCGGCCGACATCGACATGATCTGCCGCCCTGATCAGAACGCCGTGTACCTGGTGCCGTGGGCCATCGAGCCGACCGCGCAGGTGATCCACGACACCTACGACAAGCAAGGCAACCCGATCGAGCTGTCGCCGCGCAACGTCCTCAAGAAGGTCTTGAAGCTGTATGCCGACAAAGGCTGGCAGCCGATCGTGGCGCCGGAAATGGAGTTCTACCTGACCAAGCGCAGCGACGACCCCGACTATCCGTTGCAGCCGCCGATCGGCCGCTCGGGTCGTCCGGAAATCGGGCGGCAGTCGTTCTCCATTGAGGCGGCCAACGAATTCGACCCGCTGTTCGAAGATGTTTACGACTGGTGCGAACTGCAGGAGCTGGACCTCGATACGCTGATCCACGAAGACGGCACGGCGCAGATGGAAATCAACTTCCGTCACGGCGATGCCCTGTCGTTGGCCGATCAGATTCTGGTGTTCAAGCGCACCATGCGTGAGGCCGCGCTCAAGCACGACGTGGCGGCGACATTCATGGCCAAGCCAATGACCGGCGAGCCGGGCAGCGCCATGCACCTGCACCAGAGCATCATCGACATTCAGACCGGCAAGAACGTCTTCTCCAACGAAGACGGGACCATGAGCCAACTGTTCCTGCATCACATTGGTGGCCTGCAGAAACTGATCCCCGAGCTGTTGCCGCTGTTCGCGCCGAACGTCAACTCGTTCCGCCGCTTCCTCCCGGACACCTCGGCACCGGTGAACGTCGAGTGGGGCGAAGAGAACCGCACCGTCGGCCTGCGCGTACCGGATGCCGGGCCGCAGAACCGTCGCGTGGAAAACCGCCTGCCGGGCGCCGACGCCAATCCGTATCTGGCGATCGCCGCGAGCCTGCTCTGCGGCTACATCGGCATGGTCGAGGGCCTCAACCCGAGCGCGCCGGTGGTCGGTCGTGGTTACGAGCGCCGCAACCTGCGCCTGCCGCTGACCATCGAAGATGCGCTGGAGCGCATGGAGAACAGCAAGACCGTCGAGAAATACCTCGGCAAGACCTTCATCACCGGCTACGTCGCGGTCAAGCGGGCCGAGCATGAAAACTTCAAGCGCGTGATCAGTTCCTGGGAGCGTGAGTACCTGCTCTTCGCCGTCTGA
- a CDS encoding polyamine ABC transporter substrate-binding protein — protein MKALGKKLAGKTLLALSMAGMMAAAVHADDKVLHVYNWSDYIAPDTVANFEKATGIKVVYDVFDSNETLEAKLLAGKSGYDIVVPSNNFLAKQIKAGVYQELDKSRLPNWKNLDEDLLKAVGDASDQGNKHAFPYMWGSIGIGYNPAKVKAALGIDKIDSWDVVFKPENIEKLKSCGVSFLDAPTEMIPAALHYLGKPTNSKDKADLKAAEDLFLKIRPSVAYFHSSKYISDLANGNICVAVGYSGDLEQSKTRAQEAGDKVKLAYTIPKEGAGTFYDMVAIPKDAENVEAAYKFMNYLLEPQVMAGITNAVRFPNGNKAATPLVDKDITSDASIYPSAEVKKQLYAISDLDAATLRLITRSWTKIKSGK, from the coding sequence ATGAAGGCATTAGGTAAAAAGCTAGCTGGCAAGACTCTGCTCGCGCTGTCCATGGCGGGCATGATGGCGGCTGCGGTGCACGCGGACGACAAGGTACTGCACGTCTACAACTGGTCCGACTACATTGCGCCGGACACCGTGGCCAACTTCGAGAAAGCCACCGGGATCAAAGTCGTCTACGACGTCTTCGACAGTAACGAAACCCTGGAAGCCAAGCTGCTGGCCGGCAAATCCGGTTACGACATCGTGGTGCCTTCCAACAACTTCCTCGCCAAGCAGATCAAAGCCGGGGTTTACCAGGAACTAGACAAGTCCAGACTGCCGAACTGGAAAAACCTCGACGAAGACCTGCTCAAGGCCGTTGGCGATGCCAGCGACCAGGGCAACAAGCACGCTTTCCCGTACATGTGGGGCTCGATCGGCATCGGCTACAACCCGGCCAAGGTCAAGGCTGCGCTGGGCATCGACAAGATCGATTCGTGGGACGTGGTGTTCAAGCCGGAAAACATCGAGAAGCTCAAAAGCTGCGGCGTGAGCTTCCTCGATGCCCCGACCGAAATGATTCCGGCGGCATTGCACTATCTGGGCAAGCCGACCAACAGCAAGGACAAGGCTGACCTCAAAGCCGCCGAAGACCTGTTCCTGAAGATTCGTCCTTCGGTTGCCTACTTCCACTCGTCCAAGTACATCTCGGACCTGGCCAACGGCAACATCTGCGTCGCCGTCGGCTACTCGGGTGACCTGGAACAATCCAAGACCCGCGCTCAGGAAGCCGGTGACAAGGTCAAACTGGCCTACACCATTCCAAAAGAAGGCGCCGGTACTTTCTACGACATGGTCGCCATTCCCAAGGATGCCGAAAACGTCGAAGCCGCCTACAAGTTCATGAACTACCTGCTGGAGCCGCAAGTGATGGCCGGCATCACCAACGCCGTGCGTTTCCCGAACGGCAACAAGGCCGCGACGCCTCTGGTGGACAAGGACATCACCAGCGATGCGAGCATCTACCCGTCGGCTGAAGTGAAGAAGCAGCTCTATGCGATCAGCGATCTGGACGCCGCCACACTGCGTCTGATCACCCGCAGCTGGACCAAGATCAAATCGGGCAAATAA
- a CDS encoding ABC transporter permease subunit: MKRLRFSSLMLVLGLIFIYLPMLILVIYSFNASKLVTVWGGWSIKWYVGLLDNSQLMGSVLRSLEIACYTAVAAVALGTLAAFVLTRITHFKGRTLFGGLVTAPLVMPEVITGLSLLLLFVAMAQMIGWPQERGIVTIWIAHTTFCAAYVAVVVSARLRELDLSIEEAAMDLGARPWKVFFLITIPMIAPSLAAGGMMSFALSLDDLVLASFVSGPGSTTLPMEVFSAVRLGVKPEINAVASLILLAVSLVTFLVWFFSRRAEEARKKAIQQAIEESAADSWKQPDARRAPAPQSA, from the coding sequence ATGAAGCGCTTGCGTTTCTCCAGTCTGATGCTGGTACTGGGCCTGATCTTCATCTATCTGCCGATGCTGATCCTGGTGATCTACTCGTTCAACGCCTCGAAACTGGTAACGGTGTGGGGTGGCTGGTCGATCAAGTGGTACGTCGGCCTGCTCGACAACTCGCAGCTGATGGGCTCGGTGCTGCGCTCGCTGGAAATCGCCTGCTACACGGCGGTTGCTGCGGTGGCGCTGGGTACATTGGCGGCGTTCGTGCTGACGCGCATCACTCACTTCAAGGGCCGCACGCTGTTCGGCGGCCTGGTGACTGCGCCACTGGTCATGCCGGAAGTGATCACCGGTCTGTCGCTGTTGCTGCTGTTCGTAGCCATGGCGCAGATGATCGGCTGGCCGCAGGAGCGCGGGATCGTCACCATCTGGATTGCGCACACCACGTTCTGTGCGGCGTACGTGGCGGTGGTGGTGTCGGCGCGTTTGCGTGAGCTGGACCTGTCGATCGAAGAAGCGGCGATGGACTTGGGCGCGCGGCCGTGGAAGGTGTTCTTCCTGATCACCATCCCGATGATCGCGCCATCGTTGGCAGCGGGCGGGATGATGTCGTTCGCGCTGTCGCTGGATGACCTGGTGCTGGCGAGCTTCGTTTCCGGTCCGGGTTCGACGACCCTGCCGATGGAAGTGTTCTCGGCGGTGCGCCTGGGCGTGAAACCGGAGATCAACGCCGTGGCCAGCCTGATTCTGCTGGCAGTGTCGCTGGTGACCTTCCTCGTCTGGTTCTTCAGCCGCCGCGCCGAAGAAGCACGCAAGAAGGCCATCCAGCAAGCCATCGAAGAAAGCGCCGCCGATTCGTGGAAGCAACCGGACGCGCGTCGCGCGCCTGCGCCACAATCGGCTTGA
- a CDS encoding HD domain-containing protein — MTSTIAGIKIPDSALARATTEYIRDIESDLLYHHSRRVFLFGALSGERQQLAYNPELLYVGAMFHDLGLVEGHRSDDERFEVDGANAAAAFLKPYGLSDDDIEQVWLSIALHTTPGVPKHLRPTVALVTAGVEMDVLGMDYAAFSSVQREAVVHAHPRGEGFKECIICAFADGLRHRPQTTFGNVKTDVLKDQEPGFKPMNFVEVIRRSPWVN, encoded by the coding sequence ATGACCAGCACCATCGCCGGCATCAAGATCCCTGACAGCGCCCTCGCCCGGGCCACCACCGAATACATCCGCGACATCGAATCCGACCTGCTCTATCACCACTCGCGCCGGGTGTTTTTGTTCGGTGCCTTGAGCGGTGAGCGCCAGCAACTGGCCTATAACCCGGAGCTGCTGTACGTCGGCGCGATGTTCCATGACCTTGGCCTGGTGGAAGGTCATCGCAGCGATGACGAGCGTTTCGAAGTGGACGGCGCGAATGCCGCGGCAGCCTTTCTCAAGCCGTACGGGCTGAGCGATGACGACATCGAGCAGGTCTGGCTGTCGATTGCCCTGCACACCACACCGGGCGTGCCCAAGCATCTGCGCCCGACCGTCGCGCTGGTGACCGCCGGGGTGGAAATGGACGTGCTGGGCATGGATTACGCGGCGTTCAGCAGCGTGCAGCGCGAAGCCGTGGTGCATGCGCATCCACGCGGCGAGGGCTTCAAGGAGTGCATCATCTGCGCGTTTGCCGATGGCTTGCGTCATCGTCCGCAGACTACGTTCGGCAATGTGAAGACCGATGTGCTGAAGGATCAGGAACCGGGTTTCAAGCCGATGAATTTCGTCGAGGTCATCCGCCGCTCTCCTTGGGTCAACTGA
- a CDS encoding ABC transporter permease subunit: MPNGRQLVIGVPFIWLFLFFMLPFFIVLKISFAEADVAIPPYTEIYTYAEQKLQLLLNLGNYAMLGDDELYIAAYLGSLKMAFISTVLCLLIGYPMAYAIASARKELQTVLVLLIMMPTWTAILIRVYAWMGILSNNGLLNGFLMSMGLIDEPLQILNTNLAVYIGVVYSYLPFMILPLYANLVKHDQSLLEAASDLGSSTFNSFWKITIPLSKNGIIAGCMLVFIPVVGEFVIPELLGGPETLMIGKVLWQEFFNNRDWPVASALAVVMLAILIVPIILFNRSQAKEMEGKE; this comes from the coding sequence ATCCCCAATGGCCGGCAGCTGGTCATCGGGGTGCCATTCATCTGGCTGTTCCTGTTCTTCATGCTGCCGTTCTTCATCGTTCTGAAGATCAGCTTCGCCGAAGCCGACGTGGCGATCCCGCCGTACACCGAGATCTACACCTACGCCGAGCAGAAGCTGCAACTGCTGCTGAACCTGGGCAACTACGCGATGCTCGGCGACGACGAGCTGTACATCGCCGCCTATCTCGGCTCGCTGAAAATGGCCTTTATCAGCACCGTGCTCTGCCTGCTGATCGGTTATCCGATGGCCTACGCCATCGCCAGCGCGCGCAAAGAGCTGCAAACGGTGCTGGTGCTGCTGATCATGATGCCGACCTGGACCGCGATCCTGATCCGCGTCTACGCGTGGATGGGCATCCTAAGCAACAACGGCCTGCTCAACGGATTCCTGATGAGCATGGGCCTGATCGACGAGCCGCTGCAGATCCTCAACACCAACCTTGCCGTGTATATCGGCGTGGTCTATTCCTATCTGCCGTTCATGATCCTGCCGCTGTACGCCAATCTGGTCAAACATGATCAGAGCCTGCTGGAAGCTGCGTCGGACCTGGGTTCGAGCACCTTCAACAGCTTCTGGAAAATCACCATTCCGCTGTCCAAGAACGGCATCATCGCCGGCTGCATGCTGGTGTTCATTCCGGTGGTCGGCGAGTTCGTCATTCCGGAACTGCTCGGCGGCCCGGAAACCCTGATGATCGGCAAGGTGCTCTGGCAGGAGTTCTTCAACAACCGCGACTGGCCGGTGGCGTCCGCGCTGGCGGTGGTGATGCTGGCGATCCTGATTGTGCCGATCATCCTGTTCAACCGCAGTCAGGCCAAGGAAATGGAGGGTAAAGAATGA